The following are encoded together in the Kribbella voronezhensis genome:
- the rpoB gene encoding DNA-directed RNA polymerase subunit beta has translation MVASRNPQSDSITDVSGSRRISFAKISEPLEVPDLLALQVDSFDWLVGNETWQARVAAAEAEGRTDLSSPSGLEEIFEEISPIEDFSGTMSLSFRDHRFEPPKNTVDECKERDVTYSAPLFVTAEFMNNETGEIKSQTVFMGDFPLMTRKGTFVINGTERVVVSQLVRSPGVYFERTPDKTSDKDIFTAKIIPSRGAWLEFEVDKRDMVGVRLDRKRKQNVTVLLKALGWTDAQILEEFGEYESIRLTLEKDHTSGQDDALLDIYRKLRPGEPPTREAAQALLDNYYFNGKRYDLAKVGRYKINKKLGRDEAHDTAVLTINDIVATIKYLVALHEGKTELAAPQGEIVVEEDDIDHFGNRRLRTVGELIQNQLRTGLARMERVVRERMTTQDVEAITPQTLINIRPVVAALKEFFGTSQLSQFMDQTNPIAGLTHKRRLSALGPGGLSRERAGFEVRDVHPSHYGRMCPIETPEGPNIGLIGSLATYGRVNPFGFVETPYRKVVDGRVTDQVDYLTADEEDRFVIAQANAALTPDNVFAEDRVLVRRRHGEVELVLVDDVDYMDVSPRQMVSVATAMIPFLEHDDANRALMGSNMQRQAVPLITADAPLVGTGMEFRGAVDAGDVLVSEKGGVIKEVSADLIEVAADDGTYQTYRLAKFRRSNQGTCINQRPLVDAGQRVEVGTPLADGPCTDEGEMALGRNLLVAFMPWEGHNYEDAIILSQRVVQQDLLTSIHIEEHEVDARDTKLGPEEITRDIPNVSDEMLADLDERGIIRIGAEVTTGDILVGKVTPKGETELTPEERLLRAIFGEKAREVRDTSLKVPHGENGTVIGVRVFDRDNGDELPPGVNQLVRVYVAQKRKISVGDKLAGRHGNKGVISKILPVEDMPFMEDGTQVDIILNPLGVPGRMNVGQVLETHLGWVASRGWKVDPDSTEEWAQRLIKIGAGEAAPFTNVATPVFDGAREEEVTGLLGSTLPNRDGDRMVDSTGKANLFDGRSGEPFPQPVGVGYMYMLKLHHLVDDKIHARSTGPYSMITQQPLGGKAQFGGQRFGEMEVWALEAYGAAFALQELLTIKSDDVVGRVKVYEAIVKGENIPEPGIPESFKVLVKEMQSLCLNVEVLSSDGSRVEMRDSEEDVFRAAEELGIDLSRREPNSVEEV, from the coding sequence TTGGTCGCCTCGCGCAACCCCCAGTCCGACAGTATTACCGACGTTTCCGGCTCCCGCCGCATCTCCTTCGCAAAGATCTCCGAGCCTCTCGAGGTTCCGGATCTGCTTGCGCTGCAGGTGGACAGTTTCGACTGGCTGGTCGGGAACGAAACCTGGCAGGCCCGGGTGGCCGCCGCCGAGGCGGAGGGTCGAACCGACCTCTCCTCCCCGTCCGGCCTGGAGGAGATCTTCGAAGAGATCTCCCCGATCGAGGACTTCAGCGGCACCATGTCGCTGTCGTTCCGCGATCACCGGTTCGAGCCCCCGAAGAACACGGTCGACGAGTGCAAGGAACGTGACGTCACCTATTCGGCGCCGCTGTTCGTCACCGCCGAGTTCATGAACAACGAGACCGGCGAGATCAAGAGCCAGACCGTCTTCATGGGTGACTTCCCGTTGATGACGCGCAAGGGCACGTTCGTGATCAACGGCACCGAGCGTGTCGTCGTGTCCCAGCTGGTCCGCTCGCCCGGTGTGTACTTCGAGCGCACGCCGGACAAGACGTCGGACAAGGACATCTTCACCGCCAAGATCATCCCGTCGCGCGGTGCGTGGCTGGAGTTCGAGGTCGACAAGCGCGACATGGTGGGCGTGCGGCTGGACCGCAAGCGCAAGCAGAACGTCACCGTGCTGCTCAAGGCGCTCGGCTGGACCGACGCGCAGATTCTCGAGGAGTTCGGCGAGTACGAGTCGATCCGGCTCACCCTGGAGAAGGACCACACCTCCGGGCAGGACGACGCGCTGCTCGACATCTACCGCAAGCTGCGCCCCGGCGAACCGCCGACGCGCGAGGCTGCCCAGGCGCTGCTGGACAACTACTACTTCAACGGCAAGCGCTACGACCTGGCCAAGGTTGGTCGCTACAAGATCAACAAGAAGCTGGGCCGCGACGAGGCCCACGACACGGCCGTCCTGACGATCAACGACATCGTCGCGACGATCAAGTACCTGGTCGCGCTGCACGAGGGCAAGACCGAGCTGGCCGCGCCGCAGGGCGAGATCGTCGTCGAAGAGGACGACATCGACCACTTCGGCAACCGCCGGCTGCGCACCGTCGGTGAGCTGATCCAGAACCAGCTGCGCACCGGCCTGGCCCGGATGGAGCGCGTGGTCCGGGAGCGGATGACGACCCAGGACGTCGAGGCGATCACGCCGCAGACCCTGATCAACATCCGTCCGGTGGTGGCGGCGCTGAAGGAGTTCTTCGGCACCTCCCAGCTGTCGCAGTTCATGGACCAGACCAACCCGATCGCAGGACTCACCCACAAGCGCCGTCTGTCGGCCCTTGGCCCGGGTGGTCTGAGCCGCGAGCGGGCCGGCTTCGAGGTTCGCGACGTGCACCCGTCCCACTACGGCCGGATGTGCCCGATCGAGACCCCGGAAGGCCCGAACATCGGTCTGATCGGCTCGCTCGCGACGTACGGCCGGGTGAACCCGTTCGGCTTCGTCGAGACGCCGTACCGCAAGGTCGTCGACGGCCGGGTCACCGACCAGGTCGACTACCTGACCGCGGACGAGGAGGACCGGTTCGTCATCGCGCAGGCCAACGCGGCGCTGACCCCGGACAACGTGTTCGCCGAGGACCGGGTGCTGGTCCGCCGGCGCCACGGTGAGGTCGAGCTCGTGCTGGTCGACGACGTGGACTACATGGACGTCTCCCCGCGCCAGATGGTGTCGGTCGCGACGGCGATGATCCCGTTCCTCGAGCACGACGACGCCAACCGCGCCCTGATGGGCTCCAACATGCAGCGCCAGGCCGTTCCGCTGATCACCGCGGACGCACCCCTGGTCGGTACCGGCATGGAGTTCCGCGGTGCGGTCGACGCCGGTGACGTGCTGGTGTCGGAGAAGGGCGGTGTGATCAAGGAGGTCTCGGCCGACCTGATCGAGGTCGCCGCCGACGACGGCACCTACCAGACGTACCGGCTGGCCAAGTTCCGTCGCTCGAACCAGGGCACCTGCATCAACCAGCGCCCGCTGGTCGACGCCGGTCAGCGGGTCGAGGTCGGTACGCCGCTGGCGGACGGTCCGTGCACCGACGAGGGCGAGATGGCTCTCGGCCGGAACCTGCTCGTGGCGTTCATGCCGTGGGAAGGGCACAACTACGAGGACGCGATCATCCTCAGCCAGCGCGTCGTGCAGCAGGACCTGCTCACCTCGATCCACATCGAGGAGCACGAGGTCGACGCCCGCGACACCAAGCTCGGTCCGGAGGAGATCACCCGGGACATCCCGAACGTCTCCGACGAGATGCTGGCCGACCTGGACGAGCGCGGCATCATCCGGATCGGCGCGGAGGTCACCACCGGTGACATCCTGGTCGGCAAGGTCACGCCCAAGGGTGAGACCGAGCTGACCCCGGAGGAGCGGCTGCTCCGGGCGATCTTCGGTGAGAAGGCCCGTGAGGTCCGCGACACCTCGCTGAAGGTGCCGCACGGTGAGAACGGAACCGTCATCGGGGTCCGCGTCTTCGACCGCGACAACGGCGACGAGCTGCCGCCGGGCGTGAACCAGCTGGTCCGCGTGTACGTCGCGCAGAAGCGCAAGATCTCCGTCGGTGACAAGCTCGCCGGACGCCACGGCAACAAGGGCGTCATCTCGAAGATCCTGCCGGTCGAGGACATGCCGTTCATGGAGGACGGCACCCAGGTCGACATCATCTTGAACCCGCTGGGCGTGCCCGGCCGGATGAACGTCGGTCAGGTGCTCGAGACCCACCTCGGCTGGGTGGCCAGCCGCGGCTGGAAGGTCGACCCGGACAGCACCGAAGAGTGGGCCCAGCGACTGATCAAGATCGGTGCCGGCGAAGCCGCCCCGTTCACGAACGTCGCCACCCCCGTCTTCGACGGCGCGCGCGAGGAAGAGGTCACCGGCCTGCTCGGCTCGACCCTGCCGAACCGCGACGGCGACCGGATGGTCGACAGCACCGGCAAGGCCAACCTGTTCGACGGCCGCTCGGGTGAGCCTTTCCCGCAGCCGGTCGGCGTCGGCTACATGTACATGCTGAAGCTGCACCACCTGGTGGACGACAAGATCCACGCCCGCTCGACCGGTCCGTACTCGATGATCACGCAGCAGCCGCTGGGTGGTAAGGCGCAGTTCGGTGGTCAGCGGTTCGGCGAGATGGAGGTGTGGGCCCTGGAGGCCTACGGTGCCGCCTTCGCGCTGCAGGAGTTGCTGACGATCAAGTCGGACGATGTGGTCGGTCGCGTCAAGGTCTACGAAGCGATCGTCAAGGGCGAGAACATCCCGGAGCCGGGTATCCCGGAGTCCTTCAAGGTTCTGGTCAAGGAAATGCAGTCCCTGTGTCTGAATGTCGAGGTGCTCTCGTCCGACGGAAGCCGGGTCGAGATGCGCGACAGCGAAGAGGACGTCTTCCGCGCTGCGGAAGAACTGGGAATCGACCTGTCCCGGCGTGAGCCGAACAGCGTCGAGGAGGTCTGA
- a CDS encoding MCE family protein, which produces MKLFDKKTSLDTVRLGIFVVVTTIATALLAVTIGNISFNATTKYRAVFTDVVGLNKGDDIRIAGVRVGQVDKIAIYQDKYAMVTFSVDSDQSVDTTTRATLRYRNLVGNRYIALTEGVGGGTRMKKNGIIDKDRTAPALDLSVLFNGFKPLFTALTPADVNQFAFEVIKVLQGEGGTIESLLARTASLTSTLADSDQVIGDLITNLTSTLQIVSQRQQNFSQLLVNLQQFITGLSQDINPILGSLGSINSLNTKTAGLLQQTRVPLKADLDRLRTVSTTLDDTQAIWVKTLQFMPEKLQTMTRTAQYGSWFNFFLCGFDGNVTLPLGTRIPVSYDNNSARCAK; this is translated from the coding sequence ATGAAGCTGTTCGACAAGAAGACGTCGTTGGACACCGTGCGGCTGGGGATCTTCGTGGTCGTCACGACGATCGCGACCGCCCTGCTGGCGGTCACCATCGGCAACATCAGCTTCAACGCGACCACGAAGTACCGGGCCGTGTTCACGGATGTGGTCGGGCTGAACAAGGGTGACGACATCCGGATCGCCGGGGTCCGGGTCGGCCAGGTCGACAAGATCGCCATCTACCAGGACAAGTACGCGATGGTGACCTTCAGCGTCGACTCCGACCAGTCGGTCGACACCACCACCCGGGCGACGCTGCGCTACCGCAACCTGGTCGGCAACCGCTACATCGCACTCACCGAGGGCGTCGGCGGCGGCACCCGGATGAAGAAGAACGGGATCATCGACAAGGACCGGACCGCGCCGGCGCTGGACCTGTCGGTGCTGTTCAACGGGTTCAAGCCGCTGTTCACCGCGCTCACCCCCGCCGACGTGAACCAGTTCGCCTTCGAGGTGATCAAGGTGCTGCAGGGCGAGGGCGGCACGATCGAGAGCCTGCTCGCCCGGACCGCGTCGCTGACCAGCACGCTGGCCGACTCCGACCAGGTGATCGGCGACCTGATCACCAACCTGACCTCGACCCTTCAGATCGTCTCGCAGCGCCAGCAGAACTTCTCCCAATTGCTGGTCAACCTGCAGCAGTTCATCACCGGCCTGAGCCAGGACATCAATCCGATCCTCGGCTCGCTCGGCTCGATCAACTCGCTGAACACCAAGACGGCCGGCCTGCTGCAGCAGACCCGGGTGCCGCTGAAGGCGGACCTGGACCGGCTCCGGACGGTGTCGACGACGCTGGACGACACCCAGGCGATCTGGGTGAAGACGCTGCAGTTCATGCCCGAGAAGCTGCAGACGATGACGCGGACCGCGCAGTACGGATCCTGGTTCAACTTCTTCCTCTGCGGCTTCGACGGCAACGTGACGCTGCCGCTCGGCACCCGGATCCCGGTGAGCTACGACAACAACTCGGCGAGGTGTGCCAAGTGA
- a CDS encoding MCE family protein, which produces MKPFREQNQVTIGVVGLTIIGLIMLAAFKAQDLPLIGGGTKYSAQFSEAGGLKPNDEIRVAGVRVGQVRKVELEGTHVRVDFVVDKGVKLGDRTGAEMKIKTLLGQKYLKLNPAGDGQLKEGTEIPLDRTISAYDVVDAFTDLANTTERIDTAQLAKALDTLSATFKNTPEEVRASLDGLSRLSRNVAKRDEDLKKLLQHSDVVTKILADRNQQLIKLLKDGNTVFQAVQARRALIHELLVSTQKLAAQVSALVRENRKDLTPTLQKVNAVLAILLKNQNALDASIRGLAPYARVFTNTLGTGPWFDTYVQNLVPVPEIPLPKVPIPGLPILGGGR; this is translated from the coding sequence GTGAAGCCGTTCAGGGAACAGAACCAGGTCACGATCGGCGTGGTCGGGCTGACGATCATCGGGCTGATCATGCTGGCCGCCTTCAAGGCCCAGGACCTGCCGCTGATCGGCGGCGGCACCAAGTACTCCGCGCAGTTCTCCGAGGCCGGCGGGCTGAAGCCGAACGACGAGATCCGGGTCGCCGGCGTCCGGGTCGGCCAGGTCCGCAAGGTGGAACTGGAAGGCACCCACGTCCGGGTCGACTTCGTGGTGGACAAGGGCGTCAAGCTCGGCGACCGGACCGGTGCCGAGATGAAGATCAAGACCCTGCTCGGCCAGAAGTACCTCAAGCTGAACCCGGCGGGCGACGGCCAGCTCAAGGAGGGCACCGAGATCCCGCTGGACCGGACCATCTCGGCGTACGACGTGGTCGACGCGTTCACCGACCTCGCCAACACGACCGAGCGGATCGACACGGCCCAGCTGGCCAAGGCGCTCGACACCTTGTCCGCGACCTTCAAGAACACCCCCGAGGAGGTCCGTGCCTCGCTGGACGGGCTGTCCCGGTTGTCCCGCAACGTCGCCAAGCGCGACGAGGATCTGAAGAAGCTGCTGCAGCACTCCGACGTCGTCACGAAGATCCTTGCCGATCGCAACCAGCAGCTGATCAAGCTGCTGAAGGACGGCAACACGGTGTTCCAGGCGGTCCAGGCGCGGCGGGCGCTGATCCACGAGTTGCTGGTCTCGACGCAGAAGCTGGCCGCTCAGGTCAGCGCGCTGGTCCGGGAGAACCGCAAGGATCTGACCCCGACGCTGCAGAAGGTCAACGCCGTCCTGGCGATCCTGCTGAAGAACCAGAACGCTCTGGACGCCAGCATCCGGGGCCTCGCGCCGTACGCCCGGGTGTTCACGAACACGCTCGGCACCGGGCCGTGGTTCGACACCTACGTGCAGAACCTGGTGCCGGTGCCCGAGATCCCGCTGCCGAAGGTGCCGATCCCCGGCCTGCCGATCCTGGGAGGTGGCCGATGA
- a CDS encoding MCE family protein, with the protein MTKRVLGTAFIGLLCFLLWLTYAFYAKVFTDTVTVELKTSHIGLQLNRHADVKLRGIIVGEVKKVSTDGDEATVELALKPDQVSEISSQVSARILPKTLFGEKYVALVPPQGSEGRAIRAGDVISRDKTAVGIEIEKVLNDALPLLQAVDPADLNATLNTLATALEGRGTEIAKTLTQLDGYLKKLNPNVPNLIAALTKLTQVSQIYGDVTPDLVRALRNLTITGNTVVEKEQQLQKFFTDVQALSTTGDGFLRENEDRVIRLGEVSRPVLDLLERYSPEFPCFLKVMTDTAPVLNDTFRDGALHINLELITNQPTPYQPNELPAYKDHRGPTCVGKNYSHPGSKPGPYTQENPAPYITGDDGVIGDHNKTTRFPLNLTLNRAAPGFAMDTGGAGTPAEQKVIDSFAGPVLGMPADDVPDLTTLMIGPLVRGGQVNLK; encoded by the coding sequence ATGACCAAACGCGTCCTCGGCACCGCCTTCATCGGGTTGCTCTGTTTCCTGCTCTGGCTCACCTACGCCTTCTACGCGAAGGTCTTCACCGACACGGTGACGGTCGAGCTGAAGACCAGCCACATCGGCCTGCAGCTGAACCGGCACGCGGACGTGAAGCTGCGCGGCATCATCGTCGGCGAGGTGAAGAAGGTCTCCACCGACGGTGACGAGGCGACGGTCGAGCTGGCCCTCAAGCCGGACCAGGTCAGCGAGATCTCCAGCCAGGTCAGCGCGCGGATCCTGCCGAAGACGCTGTTCGGCGAGAAGTACGTCGCGCTGGTGCCGCCGCAGGGCAGCGAGGGCCGGGCGATCCGGGCCGGCGACGTGATCTCCCGGGACAAGACCGCGGTCGGCATCGAGATCGAGAAGGTGCTGAACGACGCGTTGCCGCTGCTGCAGGCGGTCGACCCGGCCGATCTGAACGCGACGCTGAACACGCTGGCGACCGCGCTCGAGGGCCGGGGCACCGAGATCGCCAAGACGCTCACCCAGCTCGACGGGTACCTGAAGAAGCTGAACCCGAACGTGCCGAACCTGATCGCCGCGCTGACCAAGCTCACCCAGGTCTCGCAGATCTACGGCGACGTGACGCCGGACCTGGTCCGGGCCCTGCGCAACCTGACCATCACCGGCAACACCGTGGTGGAGAAGGAGCAGCAGTTGCAGAAGTTCTTCACCGACGTCCAGGCGCTGTCGACCACCGGCGACGGGTTCCTCAGGGAGAACGAGGACCGGGTGATCCGCCTCGGCGAGGTGAGCCGGCCGGTGCTGGACCTGCTGGAGCGATACTCACCGGAGTTCCCGTGTTTCCTCAAGGTGATGACCGACACCGCGCCGGTGCTGAACGACACGTTCCGCGACGGGGCGCTGCACATCAATCTGGAGCTGATCACCAACCAGCCCACGCCTTACCAGCCGAACGAGCTGCCGGCGTACAAGGATCACCGTGGGCCGACCTGCGTCGGCAAGAACTACAGCCACCCGGGATCGAAGCCCGGTCCCTACACGCAGGAGAACCCGGCGCCGTACATCACCGGTGACGACGGCGTGATCGGCGACCACAACAAGACCACCCGCTTCCCGCTGAACCTGACGCTGAACCGGGCGGCACCCGGCTTCGCGATGGACACCGGCGGCGCCGGTACGCCGGCCGAGCAGAAGGTGATCGACTCCTTCGCCGGCCCGGTGCTCGGGATGCCGGCCGACGACGTACCGGATCTGACCACCCTGATGATCGGCCCCCTCGTCCGTGGCGGGCAGGTGAACCTCAAATGA
- a CDS encoding MCE family protein, giving the protein MRRRTAVVAGVVAMATLLTGCDFSVYSLPLPGGAKIKGPSYTVTVEFADVLDLVPKSSVKVDDVTVGTVQKVWLEGYVAKVKIKLPKSLDLPDNTHATIRQTSLLGEKFVSLAPPTGDEKPRGKLDNGELIPLSRTTSNVEVEEVLSALSLLLNGGGVAQLQIITQELNKALTGNEPAIKSVLTQLNTFVGTLDQNKQKIVTAITAVDALAKKLNAQKTTLATAIDSLPKSIATLDKQRAALVKTLQALSKLGSTATRVITASQKDLVANLQSLYPVLTKLAEAGQNLPKSLELLLTYPFPDGAAKAVKGDFTNLDITLDVNTQKALKGLLGLGLPTTGITLPTVGLSLPVHNSPQFPTGKGTAGLPPLPLPTGTATSCITLLGLPVCTPTLNRPAFDPELAKVLMPGVAK; this is encoded by the coding sequence ATGAGGCGCCGTACTGCGGTAGTGGCGGGTGTGGTCGCGATGGCGACCCTGCTGACCGGCTGCGACTTCAGCGTCTACTCGCTGCCGTTGCCGGGTGGCGCCAAGATCAAGGGCCCGTCGTACACGGTCACGGTCGAGTTCGCCGACGTCCTGGACCTGGTGCCCAAGTCGTCGGTGAAGGTCGACGACGTCACCGTCGGCACCGTGCAGAAGGTCTGGCTCGAGGGCTATGTCGCCAAGGTCAAGATCAAGCTGCCGAAGAGCCTGGACCTGCCGGACAACACGCACGCGACGATCCGGCAGACCAGCCTGCTCGGCGAGAAGTTCGTCTCGCTGGCTCCGCCCACCGGGGACGAGAAGCCGCGCGGCAAGCTGGACAACGGTGAGCTGATCCCGCTGTCGCGGACCACCAGCAACGTCGAGGTCGAGGAAGTACTGTCCGCGCTCTCGCTGCTGCTGAACGGCGGTGGCGTCGCGCAACTGCAGATCATCACCCAGGAGCTGAACAAGGCGCTGACCGGCAACGAGCCGGCCATCAAGAGCGTGCTCACCCAGCTGAACACCTTCGTCGGCACGCTCGACCAGAACAAGCAGAAGATCGTCACCGCGATCACCGCAGTCGACGCGCTGGCCAAGAAGCTGAACGCGCAGAAGACGACGCTGGCGACCGCGATCGACTCGCTGCCGAAGTCGATCGCCACCTTGGACAAGCAACGCGCCGCCCTGGTCAAAACCCTGCAGGCGTTGAGCAAGCTGGGCAGCACCGCGACCCGGGTGATCACGGCCTCACAGAAGGATCTGGTCGCCAACCTGCAGTCCCTCTACCCGGTGCTGACCAAGCTGGCCGAGGCGGGGCAGAACCTGCCCAAGTCGCTCGAGCTGCTGCTCACCTATCCGTTCCCGGACGGGGCCGCGAAGGCGGTCAAGGGCGACTTCACCAACCTGGACATCACCCTCGACGTGAACACCCAGAAGGCGCTCAAGGGCCTGCTCGGACTCGGTCTGCCCACCACGGGGATCACGCTGCCGACGGTCGGGCTCAGCCTGCCGGTGCACAACTCGCCGCAGTTCCCGACGGGCAAGGGCACGGCCGGCCTGCCCCCGCTGCCGTTGCCGACCGGGACGGCGACCAGCTGCATCACGCTGCTCGGCCTGCCCGTCTGTACGCCGACGCTGAATCGGCCGGCCTTCGATCCTGAGCTGGCCAAGGTCCTGATGCCGGGGGTGGCCAAGTGA
- a CDS encoding MCE family protein produces the protein MITRGVRIQLMVFLLITVVGVAFVGAKYAQVDRLFFDDSYTVSASFAESGGIFTGAEVTYRGQPVGRVGRLKLLSDGVEVDLDIDKKTKIPNDLLAVVANRSAIGEQYVDLQPRREGSPYLKDHSKIARADTALPIDTTELLLNLDQLVNSVDKNSLKTTVKELGDALRGKGSDLQKIIDSSGLLINDADANILQTIKLINDGNTVLATQVASGDAIKTWAKNLALLSDTLVSSDANLRKVIDQGSGASEQLTALISENRGDIAVLLGNLLTTSEMTAVRLDAVEQLLVVYPAVAMGGYVVPAKDEGTGHYDAHFGLVLGFSPPACRAGYGGTDWRVPQDTTSKAANTKAGCTASPGSGINVRGSQNKPSPSSRNLNRTGYGVGYDPATGAAGGTAGMPDLVLGSTGGQADLLGADSWKALILGPVSGK, from the coding sequence GTGATCACCAGAGGTGTCCGGATCCAGCTGATGGTGTTCCTGCTGATCACCGTCGTCGGTGTCGCCTTCGTCGGCGCGAAGTACGCGCAGGTCGACCGGCTGTTCTTCGACGACAGCTACACGGTCAGCGCCAGCTTCGCCGAGTCGGGCGGCATCTTCACCGGCGCCGAGGTGACGTACCGCGGCCAGCCGGTCGGCCGGGTCGGCCGGCTGAAGCTGCTGTCGGACGGCGTCGAGGTCGACCTCGACATCGACAAGAAGACGAAGATCCCGAACGACCTGCTCGCCGTGGTGGCGAACCGGTCCGCGATCGGCGAGCAGTACGTCGATCTGCAGCCGCGTCGCGAGGGTTCGCCGTACCTGAAGGACCACTCGAAGATCGCCCGCGCCGACACTGCGCTGCCGATCGACACCACCGAGCTGCTGCTGAACCTCGACCAACTGGTGAACTCGGTCGACAAGAACAGCCTCAAGACCACGGTCAAGGAGCTCGGCGACGCGCTGCGCGGCAAGGGCAGCGACCTGCAGAAGATCATCGACAGCTCCGGGCTGCTGATCAACGACGCCGACGCGAACATCCTGCAGACGATCAAGCTGATCAACGACGGCAACACCGTGCTCGCCACCCAGGTGGCCAGCGGTGACGCGATCAAGACCTGGGCGAAGAACCTGGCCCTGCTCTCCGACACGCTGGTCAGCTCGGACGCCAACCTGCGCAAGGTGATCGATCAGGGCTCGGGTGCCTCCGAGCAGCTCACCGCGCTCATCTCGGAGAACCGCGGCGACATCGCCGTACTGCTCGGGAACCTGCTGACCACGAGCGAGATGACCGCCGTCCGGCTTGACGCGGTGGAGCAGTTGCTGGTGGTCTACCCGGCCGTGGCGATGGGCGGCTACGTGGTACCGGCCAAGGACGAGGGGACCGGGCACTACGACGCCCACTTCGGGCTGGTGCTCGGTTTCAGCCCGCCCGCCTGCCGGGCCGGCTACGGCGGCACCGACTGGCGGGTTCCGCAAGACACCACCAGCAAGGCCGCGAACACCAAGGCCGGCTGTACGGCGTCGCCGGGCTCCGGCATCAACGTCCGCGGCTCGCAGAACAAGCCGTCGCCGTCGTCGCGCAACCTCAACCGCACCGGCTACGGGGTCGGCTACGATCCGGCGACCGGTGCCGCGGGCGGGACCGCAGGGATGCCGGATCTGGTCCTCGGCTCCACCGGCGGTCAGGCGGACCTGCTCGGCGCCGACTCCTGGAAGGCTCTTATCCTCGGTCCGGTGAGTGGAAAGTGA
- a CDS encoding MCE family protein: MTKVAGFSRLIAIGVVLVVIAVSAIALWPHPKRVSATAYFPRAVSVYPGSDVRILGIKVGEVESVTPAGRSVRVKFWWEVKHKVPADAKAVIASPSIVADRYIQLTPAYSKGAVMADGAQIPQERTAVPLELDQIYQSLNDLSVALGPKGANDQGALSRLLDVSAANLNGQGAKLNQTITDVSTLTQTLAGNSKSLFSTVRQLQTFVSALAANDTLVKQFNTNFAATSTTLAGERKDLGAALSTLATALGEVASFVKDNRALLKTTISGATDISQILVKEKAALAEIMDTAPLGLGNLARVYNPQFGTLDQRINLAQLDDPASFICSILLQANQPLSTCSALKGIIDLLPKLPLLGSITGSGGPAGTPWAPPPPKKLPSPDNVDETLGGLVPGGSR; encoded by the coding sequence ATGACGAAGGTGGCCGGCTTCTCCCGGCTGATCGCGATCGGTGTGGTGCTGGTGGTGATCGCCGTCAGCGCGATCGCGCTCTGGCCGCATCCGAAGCGAGTCAGCGCGACGGCGTACTTCCCGCGCGCGGTCAGCGTCTATCCGGGCTCGGACGTCCGGATCCTCGGCATCAAGGTCGGCGAGGTCGAGAGCGTCACGCCGGCCGGTCGCTCGGTCCGGGTGAAGTTCTGGTGGGAGGTCAAGCACAAGGTCCCCGCCGACGCGAAGGCCGTGATCGCCTCACCGTCGATCGTTGCCGACCGCTACATCCAGCTCACCCCGGCGTACTCCAAGGGCGCGGTGATGGCCGATGGCGCGCAGATCCCGCAGGAGCGCACCGCCGTACCGCTGGAGCTCGACCAGATCTACCAGAGCCTGAACGACCTGTCCGTCGCGCTCGGCCCGAAGGGTGCGAACGACCAGGGCGCGCTGTCACGCCTGCTCGATGTCTCCGCGGCGAACCTGAACGGCCAGGGCGCCAAGCTGAACCAGACCATCACCGATGTCTCGACGCTGACCCAGACCCTGGCCGGGAACTCCAAGAGCCTGTTCAGCACGGTCCGGCAGTTGCAGACCTTCGTCTCCGCGCTGGCCGCGAACGACACCCTGGTGAAGCAGTTCAACACCAACTTCGCCGCCACCTCGACCACGCTGGCGGGGGAGCGCAAGGATCTCGGCGCCGCGCTGTCCACGCTGGCGACGGCGCTCGGCGAGGTCGCGTCGTTCGTGAAGGACAACCGGGCGTTGCTCAAGACCACGATCTCCGGTGCCACCGACATCTCCCAGATCCTGGTTAAGGAGAAGGCGGCGCTGGCCGAGATCATGGACACCGCGCCACTCGGCCTGGGCAACCTGGCCCGGGTCTACAACCCCCAGTTCGGCACCCTGGACCAGCGGATCAACCTGGCCCAGCTGGACGATCCCGCCTCCTTCATCTGCTCGATCCTGCTCCAGGCGAACCAGCCGCTGTCGACCTGTTCGGCCCTGAAGGGGATCATCGACCTGCTGCCGAAGCTGCCACTGCTCGGCTCGATCACCGGCTCCGGCGGCCCGGCCGGTACGCCGTGGGCGCCGCCGCCACCGAAGAAGCTGCCGAGCCCGGACAACGTCGACGAGACCCTCGGCGGCCTGGTCCCGGGAGGCTCGCGATGA